A DNA window from Ranitomeya imitator isolate aRanImi1 chromosome 2, aRanImi1.pri, whole genome shotgun sequence contains the following coding sequences:
- the GSTO1 gene encoding glutathione S-transferase omega-1, with product MAGSQRSLAKGSTAPGPVPEGIIRLYSMRFCPFAQRARLVLVAKGIKHEVININLKNKPDWFFEKSPLGLVPSIETSDGKIIYESPIVCDYLDDAFPENRLTPADPYEKAQQKILLEHFSAVTTALYKIMFAKKDNQDTSELKTQFFEKFKKLEEALTKRNSPYFGGESVSMIDYMIWPWFERFIISDVMEFLEKTPRVNAWYKLMLQDKAVKDTFTEPEVLIGFVKLYFQNDLNAGDYDLD from the exons ATGGCCGGATCACAGAGGAGTTTGGCCAAGG gcaGCACCGCCCCAGGACCAGTACCAGAAGGGATAATTCGACTTTACAGCATGAGATTCTGCCCTTTTGCCCAAAGAGCACGGCTTGTCTTGGTCGCAAAAGGAATCAA ACATGAAGTTATCAACATTAACCTAAAAAACAAGCCGGATTGGTTTTTCGAGAAAAGTCCTCTGGGCCTGGTGCCATCTATTGAAACCTCTGATGGTAAAATAATCTACGAATCTCCAATTGTCTGCGATTACCTGGATGACGCCTTTCCTGAGAATAGGCTGACCCCAGCCGATCCCTACGAAAAAGCCCAACAGAAGATTCTCCTGGAACATTTCTCTGCG GTTACCACTGCGCTCTACAAGATCATGTTTGCCAAGAAGGACAATCAAGATACAAGTGAATTAAAGACTCAGTTTTTTGAGAAATTTAAAAAACTCGAAGAG GCCCTGACCAAGAGGAACAGTCCTTACTTCGGTGGGGAGTCCGTGTCTATGATTGATTACATGATCTGGCCTTGGTTTGAACGGTTCATTATTTCTGATGTTATGGA GTTTTTGGAGAAGACCCCACGTGTTAATGCCTGGTACAAGCTGATGCTGCAGGACAAAGCTGTTAAAGATACTTTCACCGAACCTGAAGTCCTCATCGGCTTTGTCAAACTATATTTTCAAAACGACTTGAATGCGGGTGACTATGACCTTGATTAA